A single Rhizobium sullae DNA region contains:
- a CDS encoding IclR family transcriptional regulator produces MSSTRRAAVEDTAIGKSVDSVPALRRAVSILDLVTKSGDAMSAADITRAMSLPKSTAHGLLGVMVELGLLVRKQDGTYRLGPHPMRWAHGFLSEMDIVSIFRNYFASDTTLSPYTVTLTTLDRDEVVYIDCRNSDQPLGHTFRIGMRLPATFTATGKMLLSEMPEDKLEALFSAKFPPPITSRSVKNLALLRQELADIRTRGFSIDNGQVREGMICIGSAVRDHTRCAVAGIAISLLESETTPALIELLGETMCRSAATLSEQLGHNSSSRFRDEG; encoded by the coding sequence GTGTCAAGTACAAGACGCGCCGCAGTGGAAGACACTGCGATCGGCAAATCGGTCGATTCTGTTCCGGCGCTCAGGCGCGCGGTTTCGATCCTCGATCTTGTCACCAAATCTGGCGACGCAATGTCGGCCGCCGACATCACACGGGCGATGTCGTTGCCGAAGAGTACGGCGCACGGGCTACTTGGCGTCATGGTAGAGCTTGGCTTGCTCGTTCGCAAACAGGACGGCACTTACCGCCTCGGCCCCCATCCTATGCGCTGGGCGCACGGCTTTTTGTCCGAGATGGACATCGTCTCGATTTTCCGAAATTATTTCGCTTCCGATACCACACTGTCTCCCTACACGGTCACATTGACAACTCTTGACCGTGACGAGGTCGTCTATATTGATTGCCGAAATTCCGACCAGCCCCTGGGGCATACTTTCCGGATTGGAATGCGTCTCCCTGCCACCTTTACTGCGACCGGCAAAATGCTGCTTTCCGAAATGCCGGAAGATAAACTCGAGGCGCTGTTCAGCGCAAAGTTTCCTCCGCCCATCACCTCCAGAAGCGTCAAAAATCTTGCCTTGCTAAGGCAGGAGCTGGCTGACATCCGTACGCGCGGTTTTTCGATCGATAACGGTCAGGTTCGCGAAGGGATGATTTGCATCGGCAGCGCTGTGCGAGATCATACGAGATGCGCGGTTGCCGGCATTGCCATCAGCCTTCTGGAAAGCGAAACAACTCCGGCGCTTATCGAGTTGCTCGGAGAGACGATGTGCAGATCAGCCGCCACTCTTTCTGAACAATTGGGACATAACAGCTCATCACGCTTCCGTGACGAAGGATAG
- a CDS encoding protein NO VEIN domain-containing protein, whose product MELTVRQRQLQNNPSRERAIFPRRTLRIAGPTGHVASPNGSDPNRAADAVHWTAAFERADGRWPLLVAHLQGSKAFGCDYLTFGSEEDCTEFQKDLDRIDLVSRFIETKSGSVRFSDNEWIAANNLGERYHIYRISFDAAERSQAQLTIVQNPSARVEAIRTERELLLDKVNSRQEYDLVVAKPSEEPHFGLQPAQY is encoded by the coding sequence GTGGAGCTAACCGTTCGTCAGCGTCAGCTGCAGAACAATCCATCGCGGGAGCGCGCGATCTTCCCTCGCCGAACGCTACGGATCGCAGGGCCTACAGGCCACGTTGCAAGCCCAAATGGTTCTGACCCGAACCGTGCCGCTGATGCGGTGCATTGGACAGCAGCATTTGAACGCGCCGACGGCCGCTGGCCTCTGCTCGTTGCTCACCTGCAAGGCTCGAAAGCTTTCGGGTGCGATTATCTCACCTTTGGTAGTGAAGAGGATTGCACCGAATTTCAGAAGGATCTGGATCGGATCGATTTGGTCAGCCGGTTCATCGAGACGAAGTCCGGCAGCGTGCGATTTTCGGACAACGAGTGGATCGCCGCCAACAATCTTGGTGAACGATATCACATATATCGGATCAGCTTTGACGCGGCAGAGCGCAGTCAAGCCCAACTAACGATTGTGCAGAATCCTTCGGCACGAGTAGAGGCGATAAGGACCGAAAGAGAGTTGTTGCTAGACAAGGTCAACAGCCGGCAGGAGTATGACCTTGTTGTCGCCAAACCGTCAGAGGAACCGCATTTTGGTCTCCAGCCGGCGCAGTATTAG
- a CDS encoding MerR family transcriptional regulator — MNHEKKYINIAEAARRAGVSPSTLRLWEKENLIVPSRSEKGHRRYDADQVTQLNEIASHRKSRRLTIPGIREYLGKSSPEAATPRDAIDAIPEMKELEQLEHENTRLKQRVVALERKISAVREILEVEESSPEATTPRDGSDAVPE; from the coding sequence ATGAACCACGAGAAAAAATATATCAACATCGCGGAAGCTGCACGTCGAGCCGGCGTTTCTCCATCGACACTTCGGCTTTGGGAGAAGGAGAACCTCATCGTACCGTCTCGTTCGGAAAAAGGCCACCGGCGGTACGACGCTGACCAGGTTACGCAGTTAAATGAAATCGCATCGCATAGAAAAAGCAGACGACTGACCATCCCGGGGATCCGCGAATATCTCGGGAAGTCTTCGCCAGAAGCGGCCACGCCTCGGGACGCGATTGATGCCATTCCGGAAATGAAGGAACTGGAGCAGCTCGAACACGAAAACACCCGGTTGAAACAGAGGGTCGTAGCGCTGGAACGCAAGATTTCGGCGGTTCGCGAAATCCTCGAAGTAGAGGAGTCTTCGCCAGAAGCGACCACGCCTCGCGATGGGAGTGATGCCGTTCCGGAGTGA
- a CDS encoding NAD-dependent succinate-semialdehyde dehydrogenase, with the protein MVNLKKTEFLRDRCLINGKWVAGSQTNITVKNPATGEIVGTVPSLDAADVEQAVVAAEMAFRTWSALAAKERAAVLLRWFYLIIENADDLAALITAEQGKPLSEAKGEILYAASFIEWFAEEAKRVYGDIIPAPTADKRILVFKQPIGVCAAITPWNFPAAMITRKAAPALAAGCTMVVKPAEQTPLTALALGVLAEQAGIPAGVFQIVTGKSREIGKVLTENDIVKKLSFTGSTEVGRILMAQSAPTIKKLSMELGGNAPFIVFDDADLDAAVDGAVASKYRNAGQTCVCTNRIYVQSGVYDVFAEKLAAKVSALKVGEGTLVDVTIGPLIDAEAIAKIEDHISDAIGKGAKVVVGGKRHSLGGTFFEPTVLTGATQAMKIAREETFGPLAPLFRFETEEEAVAMANDTEFGLAAYFYTENIRRTWRVAEALEYGMVGHNTGQISNEAAPFGGVKQSGLGREGSRYGIDDYLEIKYLCSAIA; encoded by the coding sequence ATGGTCAATCTAAAAAAAACGGAATTCCTGCGTGATCGATGCCTAATAAATGGCAAGTGGGTTGCCGGCTCTCAGACCAATATCACCGTAAAGAACCCCGCAACGGGGGAGATTGTCGGCACCGTTCCTTCACTGGACGCGGCAGATGTTGAGCAGGCGGTCGTAGCGGCCGAAATGGCGTTCCGTACGTGGAGTGCGCTTGCAGCGAAGGAAAGAGCTGCCGTCCTGCTCCGCTGGTTCTATCTGATAATAGAAAACGCGGACGATCTGGCCGCGCTGATAACGGCTGAACAGGGCAAACCCTTGTCCGAAGCCAAGGGGGAAATACTTTACGCCGCCTCCTTTATCGAATGGTTTGCCGAGGAGGCAAAGAGGGTCTATGGGGACATCATACCCGCACCAACCGCCGACAAGCGCATCCTGGTTTTCAAGCAGCCGATCGGTGTCTGCGCAGCAATCACGCCGTGGAACTTCCCGGCAGCAATGATCACACGCAAGGCGGCGCCTGCGCTGGCTGCCGGTTGCACCATGGTGGTTAAGCCGGCTGAGCAGACACCCCTCACGGCGCTGGCTCTCGGCGTACTAGCCGAACAGGCGGGTATTCCCGCCGGCGTTTTCCAGATTGTGACAGGAAAATCACGCGAGATCGGCAAGGTGCTGACGGAAAACGACATAGTCAAAAAGCTGTCTTTCACCGGATCGACCGAGGTGGGGCGAATTCTCATGGCGCAGTCTGCGCCGACGATAAAGAAACTGTCCATGGAGCTCGGCGGCAACGCACCCTTCATCGTTTTCGACGACGCCGACCTCGATGCCGCCGTCGACGGTGCTGTCGCTTCGAAATACCGTAATGCTGGTCAGACCTGTGTCTGCACAAACCGTATCTACGTGCAGTCGGGTGTTTACGATGTCTTCGCTGAAAAGCTTGCAGCGAAGGTTTCTGCACTGAAAGTCGGTGAAGGCACGCTGGTGGATGTAACAATTGGACCGCTGATTGATGCTGAGGCCATCGCCAAGATCGAGGACCATATTAGCGATGCGATCGGGAAGGGCGCGAAAGTGGTCGTAGGTGGCAAGCGACACAGCCTCGGCGGGACATTCTTCGAACCGACTGTCCTGACAGGAGCGACACAGGCGATGAAGATCGCCCGCGAGGAAACCTTCGGGCCACTCGCGCCTCTCTTCCGCTTTGAGACAGAGGAAGAGGCGGTCGCTATGGCCAACGATACGGAATTCGGATTGGCTGCCTATTTCTATACTGAAAACATCCGCCGAACATGGCGAGTGGCCGAAGCGCTGGAATACGGCATGGTGGGTCACAACACCGGTCAGATCTCGAACGAGGCAGCGCCATTTGGCGGCGTCAAGCAGTCCGGCCTCGGACGAGAAGGCTCCCGCTACGGAATCGATGACTATCTGGAAATCAAATATCTGTGCTCGGCCATCGCTTAA
- a CDS encoding ABC transporter substrate-binding protein produces MKKSRSLTIAAIFLSATAPAGLLAQESKPFTIGVVTFLSGAPAGPFGIPAKIAAEVFAEQVNAGGKLPAPYDKVGFGGRPIELVVIDEAGGTTKQVSELRNLVEQQGVDMIVGYTSSGDCLAVAPVAEELKTMTLLFDCGTPRIFEEADYEYVFRPVATATMDNAGAALYVNETVKKFNTYAGINQNYAWGRDAWNDFEGTLKSLRPEVTLTTSQMPKLGAGQYNTEISAILGSKPDIIHSSFWGGDLEGLVLQGAPRDLFKNATVVLTAGETAIHRQAKQIPDGTIIGARGPNGIFAPENAYNDWFKAAYNAKSATPPSYPSYHMVQTLFAAKFAYEKAQGGDTAKTPTTEEIAAALKGATFQGPSGEVKMSLGKGNQAVQEMVYGRTKTVDGKLTFVDVIRYAPERVNPPEGMTSHEWIKNKLK; encoded by the coding sequence ATGAAAAAGTCGCGGTCTCTGACCATTGCAGCGATCTTTCTGTCCGCCACCGCCCCCGCTGGCCTTTTGGCTCAGGAGTCAAAGCCCTTCACGATTGGTGTCGTGACGTTCCTGTCCGGCGCACCGGCAGGTCCCTTCGGCATACCCGCAAAGATTGCCGCCGAAGTCTTCGCCGAGCAGGTCAATGCCGGTGGCAAGCTCCCGGCGCCGTATGACAAGGTCGGCTTCGGCGGCCGTCCGATCGAACTCGTCGTCATCGACGAGGCCGGTGGCACCACCAAGCAGGTTTCCGAACTACGCAACCTAGTCGAACAGCAGGGCGTAGACATGATCGTAGGCTACACGTCCTCGGGCGATTGTCTTGCGGTCGCGCCTGTTGCCGAAGAACTGAAGACCATGACACTTCTCTTCGATTGCGGCACGCCGCGCATCTTCGAGGAAGCTGACTACGAATATGTATTCCGCCCCGTTGCAACCGCGACGATGGACAACGCCGGTGCCGCACTCTACGTCAACGAGACAGTCAAGAAATTCAACACCTACGCCGGCATCAACCAGAACTACGCCTGGGGTCGGGACGCCTGGAACGACTTCGAGGGCACACTGAAGAGCCTTCGCCCCGAAGTGACGCTGACGACCTCGCAGATGCCGAAGCTCGGTGCCGGTCAGTACAATACCGAAATTTCCGCAATTCTCGGCAGCAAACCCGATATCATTCATTCGAGCTTCTGGGGTGGCGACCTTGAGGGTCTCGTGCTTCAGGGAGCGCCGCGCGACCTATTCAAAAACGCCACTGTCGTTCTGACGGCAGGCGAAACGGCGATCCATCGCCAGGCCAAACAAATCCCAGATGGCACCATCATCGGCGCCCGCGGTCCAAACGGTATCTTTGCACCGGAGAACGCTTATAACGACTGGTTCAAGGCCGCTTACAACGCCAAGTCCGCCACGCCCCCCAGCTATCCGTCCTACCACATGGTGCAGACGCTTTTTGCGGCGAAGTTCGCTTATGAGAAGGCACAGGGGGGCGACACCGCGAAGACGCCGACTACCGAGGAGATCGCCGCTGCTCTCAAGGGCGCCACCTTCCAGGGTCCCTCGGGCGAAGTGAAGATGTCGTTGGGCAAGGGCAACCAGGCTGTGCAGGAAATGGTCTATGGCCGCACCAAAACCGTCGATGGCAAGCTGACCTTCGTCGATGTGATCCGTTACGCCCCAGAAAGGGTGAACCCACCGGAAGGCATGACCAGCCATGAGTGGATCAAGAATAAGCTCAAGTGA
- a CDS encoding E22 family MetX-like putative esterase: MRLKILITIAMMAGPALAYEPLVEKREFTLKNFVTRGGRTVPEMRLGYETYGTLNDAKDNAILIPHYFSGNSHAAGKYKEADVSAGYWDAIIGSGKPVDTDKYFVVSVDTPVNLGANDPNVITTGPATTNPKTGKPWGMDFPIMTIGDFVDTQKGLMEQLGIGKWHAVMGASMGGLQSYEWAARYPDKLERVIPVISSGWADANLIAWLDVWASPIKLDPNWNGGDYYTGQPPNAGLAQAMKTLTLQANSAEWTDGTFGRDWASEGADPGQSWANDYKVVTKLNEAGAARVAQSDANHFLYLARANQLFVAGQPKDSLYKGLLNIDVPVMLIYTDEDLIFPGNAVRETGTIIKSDGTPVEFVELEGTRGHLDGLLSIAQAGERIRAFLEAK; this comes from the coding sequence ATGCGTCTGAAAATACTCATCACTATTGCCATGATGGCCGGCCCTGCATTGGCGTACGAGCCATTAGTTGAAAAGCGGGAATTTACCCTGAAAAACTTCGTAACACGTGGAGGCAGGACGGTTCCCGAAATGCGGCTGGGGTATGAAACTTATGGCACGCTGAACGACGCCAAGGATAATGCCATCCTGATTCCGCATTATTTCAGCGGAAACAGTCACGCGGCGGGAAAATACAAGGAGGCGGATGTAAGCGCCGGCTATTGGGATGCGATCATAGGGTCCGGCAAGCCCGTTGATACGGATAAATACTTTGTTGTGTCGGTCGACACACCCGTCAATCTCGGTGCCAACGATCCGAATGTCATCACCACCGGCCCGGCGACGACCAATCCCAAAACAGGAAAGCCTTGGGGTATGGATTTCCCGATCATGACAATCGGCGATTTCGTTGATACGCAGAAAGGGCTGATGGAGCAACTGGGGATTGGGAAATGGCATGCTGTCATGGGCGCCTCTATGGGAGGGCTGCAAAGCTATGAATGGGCAGCACGCTATCCCGACAAGTTGGAGCGGGTGATTCCGGTCATTTCCTCTGGTTGGGCAGACGCGAACCTTATCGCGTGGCTGGACGTATGGGCGTCACCGATCAAACTGGATCCAAACTGGAACGGTGGAGATTATTACACAGGCCAGCCGCCGAATGCAGGGCTGGCTCAAGCGATGAAGACTTTAACACTGCAGGCAAATTCGGCAGAATGGACCGACGGTACATTTGGGCGTGACTGGGCCAGCGAAGGTGCGGATCCCGGGCAGAGTTGGGCGAATGATTATAAGGTTGTCACGAAGCTGAACGAGGCGGGCGCAGCACGAGTAGCCCAGTCAGATGCGAACCATTTCCTTTATCTCGCGCGCGCCAATCAGCTGTTCGTCGCTGGACAGCCCAAAGACAGCCTCTACAAAGGGCTTCTGAATATCGACGTGCCCGTGATGCTGATCTATACCGACGAAGACCTGATTTTTCCCGGAAATGCAGTGCGGGAGACAGGAACGATTATTAAATCCGACGGTACGCCGGTCGAATTTGTCGAACTGGAAGGTACGCGAGGACATTTGGATGGCTTGTTGAGCATTGCTCAGGCGGGAGAGCGAATTCGAGCATTCCTTGAGGCCAAATAG
- a CDS encoding iron-containing alcohol dehydrogenase produces the protein MTINPFEFRTVPSMEMAWGGAKRLGGLIAERFAARKVLLVTDAGLVKAGLIAPIAASLEAAGFSVAIFDRVVPDPPESVLYGCVKEARQVAADIVIGLGGGSSLDIAKLAAVLLSSAQPLAEMYGIGKVQGARVPLVLVPTTAGTGSEVTNISIITTGETTKMGVVSPQLYADFVLLDAELTVGLPQVHTAASGIDAMVHAIEAYTSKHKKNPLSDALGREALRLLGSNLIAACKEPTNRDAREGMLLGAMLAGQAFSNSPVAAVHALAYPLGGHYHITHGLSNALMLGPVLRYNAQEAAPLYAELADVLGVTGSGDATARSEYFVAHMQVLMDESGAPRRLRDVGVTDNSLAMLAADAMKQTRLLVNNPVEVREEDALALYREAF, from the coding sequence ATGACGATCAATCCATTCGAGTTTCGAACTGTCCCATCCATGGAGATGGCGTGGGGCGGAGCTAAGCGATTAGGTGGACTCATCGCTGAGCGTTTTGCTGCGCGCAAGGTGCTTTTGGTCACCGATGCGGGCCTTGTGAAGGCTGGGTTGATTGCGCCCATTGCCGCCAGTCTGGAGGCGGCTGGTTTCAGTGTGGCTATTTTTGACAGGGTTGTGCCCGATCCACCGGAAAGCGTTTTGTATGGTTGTGTCAAGGAGGCGCGGCAAGTCGCAGCCGATATTGTGATTGGTCTCGGTGGTGGCTCGTCCTTGGACATAGCAAAGCTCGCGGCGGTGCTGCTGTCGTCGGCACAACCGCTCGCCGAAATGTATGGCATCGGCAAAGTTCAGGGGGCGCGTGTTCCACTGGTTCTCGTTCCGACAACTGCGGGCACAGGTTCGGAAGTCACCAACATTTCCATCATCACCACCGGCGAGACGACCAAGATGGGAGTCGTGTCGCCGCAACTCTATGCGGATTTCGTGCTCCTGGATGCGGAACTGACCGTTGGTTTGCCGCAGGTTCACACCGCAGCAAGCGGCATCGATGCGATGGTGCATGCTATCGAAGCCTATACAAGTAAGCATAAGAAAAACCCGCTTTCGGACGCGCTTGGGCGTGAGGCGTTGCGGCTTCTCGGCAGCAATCTAATCGCTGCCTGCAAGGAGCCGACAAATCGGGATGCTCGCGAAGGCATGCTTCTCGGTGCAATGCTTGCGGGCCAGGCTTTCTCCAATTCCCCGGTGGCTGCGGTCCACGCGTTGGCCTATCCGCTCGGTGGACATTATCACATTACGCATGGTCTTTCGAACGCTCTGATGCTCGGTCCAGTCCTTCGCTACAATGCACAGGAGGCTGCCCCGCTTTACGCCGAGCTTGCCGATGTGCTTGGCGTCACGGGAAGCGGCGACGCCACTGCCCGTTCGGAATACTTTGTTGCCCATATGCAGGTGCTGATGGATGAAAGCGGCGCGCCGCGACGGCTTCGCGATGTCGGTGTAACCGACAACAGTCTCGCCATGCTCGCCGCAGACGCAATGAAACAAACCCGCCTTCTCGTCAACAATCCAGTCGAAGTCCGGGAAGAAGACGCGCTTGCCCTTTATCGGGAAGCCTTCTGA
- the attM gene encoding AttM family quorum-quenching N-acyl homoserine lactonase: MTDIRLYMLQSGTLKCKVHNIKMNQGNGADYEIPVPFYLITHPDGHTIIDGGNAIEVATDPRGHWGGICDVYWPVLDKDKGCVDQVKALGFDPAEVRYVVQSHLHLDHTGAIGRFPNATHIVQRAEYEYAFTPDWFADGGYIRKDFDRPGLKWQFLNGTQDDFYDVYGDGTLTTIFSPGHAMGHQSFLVRLPSSEPLLLTIDAAYTLDHWEEKALPGFLASTVDTVRSVQKLRTIAERTGANVVTGHDPDAWSSFKKAPEYYS, from the coding sequence GTGACGGATATCAGACTTTACATGCTTCAGTCCGGCACCCTGAAATGCAAGGTGCACAACATCAAAATGAATCAAGGAAATGGCGCTGACTACGAAATCCCGGTTCCCTTTTACCTCATCACCCATCCCGACGGTCACACGATCATCGACGGTGGCAACGCCATTGAAGTGGCAACGGACCCCCGCGGCCATTGGGGCGGTATTTGCGACGTGTACTGGCCCGTTCTTGACAAGGACAAAGGCTGCGTCGATCAGGTCAAAGCTCTCGGCTTCGATCCGGCCGAGGTTAGATATGTCGTGCAGTCCCACCTGCATCTCGACCATACCGGCGCGATCGGCCGCTTTCCGAATGCCACGCATATCGTGCAGAGGGCCGAATATGAATATGCCTTCACGCCCGACTGGTTTGCCGATGGCGGCTATATCCGCAAGGATTTCGATCGCCCGGGTCTGAAATGGCAGTTTTTGAACGGCACTCAAGACGATTTTTATGATGTTTATGGCGACGGAACGCTGACGACGATCTTCAGTCCTGGCCATGCGATGGGCCATCAATCCTTTCTCGTCCGCCTTCCCAGCAGCGAACCGCTGCTTCTGACGATCGATGCCGCCTACACACTCGACCATTGGGAAGAAAAGGCGCTGCCGGGCTTCCTCGCATCGACGGTGGATACTGTTCGCTCTGTACAGAAGCTGCGCACAATCGCGGAAAGGACGGGGGCAAACGTCGTCACCGGTCACGACCCGGATGCGTGGTCGAGCTTCAAGAAGGCACCAGAGTATTACTCTTGA
- a CDS encoding branched-chain amino acid ABC transporter permease, which produces MNAFVGAIIDGILYSAWLFIIAVGLTLIYGVMKILNMAHGTFYAIGAYMSVTLLGWWFAQGLPPAGSIPVMIVAALIAGTIVGLVIERGVLRFFTGRDPIVLLLVTYALFLILEDVVKLIWGVDPWIASDPVWAFGNVYLGPLVYPTYNLIIVVVAIVSGGFLTWFLQFTAKGKMLRAVIHDPEVSQAMGINVSRWKVSAFVAGSILAALGGAFTAPTISVAPGLGVEVVVMMFAAVVIGGLGSIPGTIVGALIVGFVRSLAVHYWPEVEVFSIYAVMAIVLAMRPQGLFSGVELRKI; this is translated from the coding sequence ATGAACGCGTTTGTAGGCGCTATTATTGACGGCATTCTGTATTCCGCATGGCTCTTCATCATCGCAGTCGGCCTGACGCTGATCTACGGCGTGATGAAGATCCTAAACATGGCCCATGGCACGTTCTATGCCATCGGCGCCTACATGTCGGTGACTTTGCTGGGTTGGTGGTTCGCCCAGGGCCTGCCGCCCGCTGGAAGCATTCCGGTCATGATTGTCGCGGCGCTGATCGCCGGTACGATTGTCGGCCTCGTCATCGAACGGGGCGTCCTGCGCTTCTTCACGGGGCGCGATCCCATCGTGCTGCTGCTGGTAACCTACGCGCTCTTCCTCATTCTGGAAGACGTGGTGAAGCTCATCTGGGGTGTCGATCCATGGATAGCCTCCGACCCGGTGTGGGCTTTCGGCAACGTCTATCTCGGCCCCCTTGTGTATCCGACCTACAACCTCATTATCGTCGTCGTGGCGATCGTCAGTGGTGGTTTCCTCACGTGGTTTCTGCAATTCACTGCCAAGGGGAAGATGCTGCGCGCCGTCATTCATGATCCGGAAGTATCGCAGGCGATGGGCATCAATGTCAGCCGTTGGAAAGTGTCGGCCTTTGTGGCCGGCTCGATCCTCGCCGCACTCGGCGGCGCCTTCACAGCGCCGACCATCTCCGTGGCGCCGGGCCTGGGCGTCGAAGTGGTCGTCATGATGTTCGCAGCGGTGGTGATCGGGGGGCTTGGATCGATTCCTGGCACCATTGTCGGTGCCCTGATCGTCGGCTTCGTCCGCTCACTTGCGGTCCACTACTGGCCCGAAGTCGAAGTGTTCAGCATCTATGCAGTGATGGCTATCGTTCTCGCCATGCGTCCGCAGGGGCTGTTTTCCGGTGTGGAGTTGCGCAAGATATGA
- a CDS encoding branched-chain amino acid ABC transporter permease — translation MMNKAQTFVPVAVGAALILIVAAWALPTWNFVISIGLAKGLAVLGLVLMMRAGLVSFGQGLYYAIGGYCVGLMVNLWKINEAVLLLIAPVVIAAATAAVAGLLLSRYRDIFFAMLTLALSMLLYGLLVKSVELGGTDGFNIRGVTLFGLPLSGTARFNGLVILVLICFTAVITVWYFGKTALGRLLPGIKDNEIRVEYLGASASKTIYLSYILAAILAAVGGSMSGILVAHVDPEMAFWATSGEFVVIAVLAGTGNIFTPFIAALALEFVRTFAYQHAPNTWQLVLGVIILSMILFLPTGLGGVRFGKRKATVEAGEKA, via the coding sequence ATGATGAACAAAGCCCAAACCTTTGTGCCGGTCGCCGTCGGCGCGGCACTTATCCTTATCGTCGCAGCCTGGGCGCTACCCACCTGGAACTTCGTCATCTCGATCGGCCTTGCCAAGGGGCTCGCGGTACTCGGCCTTGTGCTGATGATGCGCGCCGGGCTGGTCTCGTTCGGCCAAGGACTTTACTACGCGATCGGCGGCTATTGCGTCGGCCTGATGGTCAATCTCTGGAAAATCAACGAAGCGGTTCTCTTGCTCATCGCCCCGGTCGTCATCGCCGCGGCGACTGCTGCAGTCGCCGGTCTCCTTCTGTCGCGTTACCGCGACATCTTCTTCGCGATGCTGACGCTCGCCCTGTCGATGCTTCTCTACGGTCTTCTGGTGAAGTCGGTGGAACTTGGCGGCACGGACGGCTTCAACATCCGAGGCGTGACCTTGTTCGGCCTGCCGCTGAGCGGTACTGCGCGTTTCAACGGCCTGGTTATCCTCGTCCTGATCTGTTTCACAGCGGTGATAACCGTCTGGTACTTCGGCAAGACGGCGCTCGGTCGCCTGCTGCCTGGCATCAAGGATAACGAGATTCGCGTCGAGTATCTCGGCGCGTCTGCAAGCAAGACGATCTATCTCTCCTACATCCTTGCGGCAATTCTAGCCGCCGTAGGTGGCTCCATGAGCGGCATTCTCGTCGCGCATGTGGATCCGGAAATGGCGTTCTGGGCAACCTCGGGCGAATTCGTGGTGATCGCGGTCCTTGCCGGTACCGGGAACATCTTCACGCCCTTCATCGCCGCGCTCGCACTCGAATTTGTCAGGACGTTCGCCTACCAGCATGCGCCCAACACTTGGCAACTGGTACTTGGAGTCATAATCCTCTCGATGATCCTGTTTCTGCCGACAGGACTTGGCGGCGTCCGTTTTGGTAAGCGAAAGGCAACCGTCGAGGCAGGAGAAAAAGCATGA
- a CDS encoding IclR family transcriptional regulator has product MSSVLEKSLAIVELLADHPTGLPVSAIAAHTEQPASGVHRTLQELARLGYVRQLQTQGDYVLTIRMPAMGLGFLGRAGVTDVAQPILDALAAFSGELIRLSVVDSGKLIWVAVAQGATRGLRYDPGQEQGVVVHLASSSGGKAWLSTMSDEDALARVSEQGLIRKADSAGPNAPRSLKLLLDQLAEARTLGYAVAVDSYLAGMAAMAVPVRYRLSGPVVGCLSIAGPAVRMTAARMAELAPHLKAAATELGEAASGSKYFQVNIRALESGLRVDSAQPSPR; this is encoded by the coding sequence ATGAGCAGCGTCCTGGAGAAATCACTGGCGATCGTCGAACTTCTGGCGGATCATCCGACCGGCTTGCCGGTCTCGGCGATAGCGGCACACACCGAGCAGCCTGCCAGTGGAGTACATCGCACGCTGCAGGAGCTCGCGAGGCTCGGTTACGTTCGTCAGCTGCAGACGCAGGGCGACTACGTCCTGACGATCCGCATGCCGGCGATGGGACTTGGCTTCCTCGGACGCGCCGGAGTGACAGACGTCGCCCAGCCTATCCTCGACGCCCTTGCCGCCTTCAGCGGAGAATTGATCCGGCTTTCGGTTGTCGATAGCGGCAAGCTCATCTGGGTTGCCGTTGCGCAGGGCGCAACACGGGGTCTTCGTTACGACCCCGGCCAGGAACAGGGCGTCGTCGTCCACTTGGCGAGCTCTTCCGGCGGCAAGGCATGGCTTTCGACCATGAGTGACGAAGATGCGCTGGCGCGCGTCAGCGAGCAGGGCCTGATCAGGAAAGCCGACAGCGCCGGACCGAACGCACCAAGAAGTCTCAAACTGTTGCTAGATCAACTTGCCGAAGCGCGCACCCTCGGATACGCGGTCGCGGTCGATAGCTACCTGGCCGGAATGGCAGCCATGGCCGTTCCCGTTCGTTATCGCCTTTCCGGACCGGTGGTGGGCTGTCTTTCGATTGCTGGTCCCGCCGTCCGCATGACGGCGGCCCGGATGGCCGAACTCGCCCCGCACCTCAAGGCCGCCGCAACGGAACTTGGCGAGGCAGCATCGGGCTCGAAATATTTTCAGGTCAACATTCGAGCACTGGAGAGCGGATTGCGAGTAGATAGTGCTCAGCCCTCGCCTCGATGA